A single window of Chthonomonadales bacterium DNA harbors:
- a CDS encoding transglutaminase domain-containing protein translates to MIGAVALACVLLYQGPTAVQYVKAMEAARDRKDYAAMERICAEAVRGGCRIEYIVRSWSWSLCRLGRTDEGLVVALRNYEWNPCVWSALNCLEAAADDGQFATARKAARTLLADRASWGELAGAVQAAVARVSSKTYRLVWEVPVTRLRAGESLWLPKPLDTWNQKRVAWSATGVVDLQERTDRYGNTFAVAKARGGEPVRVSTEVKLTPFSARELLARRGAADSGAPGPSFLGASKSPIPTSTIDPDAPEVLAVTGTFGGATGIRAIEATMDWVNSELKYCPPGSPPGADNPSEVIRRKGGHCEALTSVEVALLRACKVPARMIRGQSAVSPGSHLSTQHTILQFQVPGLGWVDWDHSLPRWRSRDNFVRLWVYDAIAEPGDVDRLADFFGRAFQARKGYQHTLIDTSLD, encoded by the coding sequence ATGATCGGTGCCGTTGCCCTTGCGTGCGTCCTGCTCTACCAGGGGCCGACCGCTGTCCAGTACGTCAAGGCCATGGAGGCTGCACGCGATCGCAAGGACTATGCCGCCATGGAGCGGATCTGCGCGGAGGCGGTTCGCGGGGGTTGCCGCATCGAGTACATCGTGCGTTCGTGGAGCTGGTCCCTATGCCGCCTGGGACGCACCGACGAGGGGCTTGTGGTAGCGCTGCGGAACTACGAATGGAACCCGTGTGTCTGGAGCGCACTGAACTGCCTCGAAGCAGCTGCCGACGATGGTCAGTTCGCCACCGCCCGCAAGGCAGCGCGAACGCTGCTGGCCGATCGTGCGAGCTGGGGTGAGCTTGCCGGCGCCGTCCAGGCCGCCGTCGCTCGAGTCTCCAGCAAGACCTATCGGCTCGTCTGGGAGGTCCCGGTGACGCGCCTGCGTGCGGGCGAGTCCCTCTGGCTTCCCAAGCCGCTGGACACATGGAACCAGAAGCGAGTGGCCTGGAGCGCCACCGGCGTGGTGGACCTGCAGGAGCGAACCGACCGGTACGGCAACACGTTCGCCGTGGCGAAGGCCAGAGGCGGGGAGCCCGTGCGGGTCAGCACGGAGGTCAAGCTGACGCCCTTCAGCGCCAGGGAGCTGCTGGCGCGAAGGGGCGCGGCGGACTCCGGCGCCCCGGGCCCGTCCTTCCTCGGCGCGAGCAAGAGCCCGATCCCGACTTCGACGATCGACCCTGACGCGCCCGAGGTACTGGCGGTGACCGGCACATTCGGCGGCGCGACGGGCATTCGCGCGATCGAGGCGACGATGGACTGGGTCAACTCGGAGCTCAAGTACTGCCCGCCCGGCTCTCCCCCGGGCGCCGATAACCCGTCCGAGGTGATCAGGCGAAAGGGCGGGCACTGCGAAGCCCTCACCTCCGTGGAGGTCGCGCTTCTCCGAGCCTGCAAGGTGCCGGCCCGAATGATCCGCGGACAGAGCGCCGTCTCGCCGGGCTCGCACCTTTCCACCCAGCACACGATCCTCCAGTTCCAGGTTCCGGGTCTGGGCTGGGTGGACTGGGATCACAGCCTTCCCAGATGGAGGTCGCGAGACAACTTCGTGCGGCTGTGGGTGTACGACGCGATCGCTGAGCCTGGCGACGTCGATCGACTTGCGGACTTCTTCGGCCGAGCGTTCCAGGCACGGAAGGGCTACCAGCACACCCTGATCGACACCTCTCTGGACTGA
- a CDS encoding L-rhamnose mutarotase has protein sequence MQRVGLLLRVKPEKLDEYRALHENIWPDLKAELKAAGMRNYSLWLLPDGREFGYLECDDWQATCDYLATSAVHERWQALMQNYLDSPQDTGQGGQPVQLLEMSFLLE, from the coding sequence ATGCAGCGAGTGGGCCTGCTGCTGCGCGTGAAGCCCGAGAAGCTCGATGAGTACCGCGCCCTGCACGAGAACATCTGGCCCGACCTCAAGGCCGAGCTCAAGGCCGCGGGCATGCGCAACTACAGCCTCTGGCTGCTCCCGGACGGGAGGGAGTTCGGTTATCTGGAGTGCGACGACTGGCAGGCGACCTGCGACTATCTGGCCACCAGCGCCGTGCACGAGCGGTGGCAGGCGCTCATGCAGAACTATCTGGACAGCCCGCAGGACACCGGCCAGGGCGGCCAGCCCGTCCAGCTTCTTGAGATGTCGTTCCTGCTCGAGTAG
- a CDS encoding CHAP domain-containing protein, translated as MKELVQRALETAKSQLGVREEGENRGPRVSEYLTTAGVSPGNPWCAAFVYWCVNKAAAAEGVPNPFVRTAYCPTIAAWARDNEVLHSTPQAGDVFLRYGTVAGEYRASHTGFVTAVDGSVFSTIEGNTNIDGSREGIGVFARKRVNGNAYRFVRWGDLLKERDELTYKLYVGDHFLCDMPVRGGRSLCPVRAWGQRLGFEVGWNQEEQVPLFDGHEVTTQITLIDGQAYAPVRDLATSAGLRLRVDNDKREVHATRI; from the coding sequence ATGAAGGAACTGGTTCAGCGCGCGCTGGAGACCGCCAAGTCGCAGCTTGGGGTCCGCGAGGAGGGAGAGAACCGGGGACCGCGGGTCTCCGAGTACCTGACCACGGCCGGGGTGAGCCCCGGCAATCCCTGGTGCGCGGCGTTCGTCTACTGGTGCGTCAACAAGGCCGCGGCCGCCGAGGGCGTGCCCAACCCGTTCGTGCGCACGGCCTACTGCCCGACCATCGCCGCCTGGGCGCGCGACAACGAGGTGCTGCATTCGACTCCGCAGGCCGGCGACGTCTTCCTGCGGTACGGCACCGTCGCTGGGGAGTATCGCGCAAGCCATACCGGCTTCGTGACCGCCGTCGACGGGTCGGTGTTCTCCACCATCGAAGGGAACACGAACATCGACGGCTCCCGCGAGGGGATCGGCGTCTTCGCGCGCAAGCGCGTCAACGGCAACGCCTACCGGTTCGTGCGCTGGGGCGACCTGCTGAAGGAGCGCGACGAGCTCACCTACAAGCTCTACGTGGGCGATCACTTCCTGTGCGATATGCCGGTTCGCGGCGGCCGCTCACTCTGCCCGGTGCGTGCCTGGGGCCAGCGCCTGGGCTTCGAGGTCGGCTGGAACCAGGAGGAGCAGGTGCCGCTCTTCGACGGGCACGAGGTCACCACCCAGATCACCCTCATCGACGGGCAGGCCTACGCGCCCGTCCGCGACCTGGCCACGTCCGCCGGCCTGCGCCTGCGGGTCGACAACGACAAGCGCGAGGTGCACGCCACGCGCATCTGA
- a CDS encoding RNA-binding S4 domain-containing protein — MRPATFAVRGDHVTLGQLLKLVGVIDAGGGARAFLAEGGVRVNGEPEARRGRKLRPGDLVSVPGMVLVRLVAEHGTPGR, encoded by the coding sequence ATGCGGCCCGCCACCTTCGCCGTGCGTGGCGATCACGTCACGCTGGGGCAGCTTCTGAAGCTCGTGGGCGTCATCGACGCGGGGGGCGGTGCGCGCGCCTTCCTGGCGGAGGGCGGTGTGCGTGTCAACGGCGAGCCGGAGGCTCGCCGCGGCCGCAAGCTGCGTCCGGGCGACCTCGTCTCGGTTCCCGGCATGGTCCTGGTTCGCCTGGTCGCGGAGCACGGCACGCCGGGCCGGTGA